The Christiangramia salexigens genome includes the window CAGATATGCAGTCTTACCTGAAAAAACTGTTGAATTACAGAAAAAACAGTATAGCTATTCATTCTGGAAAAACTATCCATTTTGCGCCGGAAAACAGTACCTATCTAATCTCGCGAATCGCAGAAGACGAAACAATAGTTTTGATCCTTAATAAGAATACCGAACCGGTAGAGTTCGATCTAAAGCGTTATAAAGAATTAGGTCTGGAAGGTAAGACGCTTAAAAATCTAATTACAGGAGATACCATGAAATGGTCGGGGAGTTTAAAACTACCTGCACAGGGAGCGTATCTGTTAACTACAAAGATGAATTAAAATTAAAACAGAGAATACACTTATGAAAAAATTACTTTTATTAATTACCGTGTTTACTTTTTTCGTGTCGTGCAAGAACGAGCAGAAGGAAGCGGTTAAAACCGAAACTACCAAAGAGAACAGTCTTCCTCCGGTAGATAATGAAATGATGGAGTCGGCTGTGATCTATGAAGCCAATATCCGTCAATATTCCCCAGAAGGGAGTTTTGATGCTTTTACAAAGGACATTCCTCAATTAAAGGAACTTGGAGTTAAAGTGATCTGGCTTATGCCGATGTACCCGATTTCTGAGAAAAACAGAAAAGCAACAGGTGGCCGTGATGTTGAGGACATCGAAGATCCGGAAGAGCGCAAAAAATATCTTGGAAGCTACTATTCCATTTCAGATTACAAGGCTGTAAATCCTGAGCATGGAACTATGGAAGATTTCGACGAATTGGTGGAAACTGCTCATCAAAATGGAATGTATGTAATCCTTGACTGGGTGGCTAACCACACTGGGTGGGATCATCAATGGATCACCGACCATCCGGATTGGTATACGCAGAATGAAAAAGGGGAGATCGTAGATCCAATAAACCAGGATACCGGAGAATCATGGGGCTGGACAGATGTTGCCGATCTTAATTTTGATAACCAGGAAATGCGTAAAGCAATGATAGAAGACATGATCTTTTGGGTTAAAGAGCATGATGTAGATGGTTTTAGAGCAGATGCAGCACATTCTGTACCTACCGATTTCTGGGAAACTGCAGCTAAAAAAATAAAGGAAGTTAAGCCGGTATTCATGTTGGCCGAAGCAGAGAGCCCTAAAGATCTTTTCCATAACGCATTTGATATGGGGTATAACTGGGAAGGTCATCATTTAATGAATTCCATAGCCAAAGGCGAAGCAAATGCAAAGGACTGGGATAATTATATGAAAAAAGTGGATTCTACTTTTCAGAAAGATGATTTCCTGATGAACTTCGTGACCAATCATGATGAGAATTCATGGGCAGGAACGGTTAAGGAAAGAATGGGAGATGCTTCAGAAGCTATGCTGGCAATGAGTTATACACTTCCCGGAATGCCACTTATATATAGCGGACAGGAATATGATATGGATAAACGTTTGAAGTTTTTCGAGAAAGACACCATTGCTAAAACCAAAGGAAAGGTTTATCCGATTTTAGAGAAATTAGGCGAATTAAAAGCAAATAATCCGGCCCTGCATGGTGGTAAAGATGCAGCTTCTTATACAGCAGTTAAAACCTCTGCCGATAAAAAGATACTTGCCTATAAAAGGGAAAAAGCAGGAGCGGTTATATATTATGTTGCAAACATGAGTGATAAACCTGTAAGTTTCAGCACAGAAATAGAGGGCACATTTAAGGATTATATTCCGGGAGCTGAGATCAAGATCGCTAAGGATCAGAAATTAGAATTTAAACCTTGGGAGTACAAAATTTTGATAAATAAATAATTAAACTCCTAAAAATTTGATAAAAGCCGCTTTATTGCGGCTTTTTTTATTAGTTATCAACCGAAAACGTTTTAGTTTTTTCCGAAATTAGGTTATAAGGATTAATTCGAATAGCTTTGGGCTGAATGGCCAAGAAAATCACAAATATCGCAGTTCTAACCTCCGGAGGAGATGCTCCGGGAATGAATGCTGCCATACGAGCAGTAGTAAGGGCTTGCTCATTTTATAACATAGAATGTACAGGTGTTTATAGGGGGTATCAGGGGCTTATTGAAGCCGATTTTATAAAACTAGATGCCCGTTCGGTTAGAAATATCATTAATAAAGGTGGAACATTCTTAAAATCCACCAGATCACTCGATTTTAAAACCAAGGAAGGCAGAAAAATAGCCTATGACAATCTTAAGGCGAATAATGTAGACGCCTTGATCGTTATTGGTGGCGACGGTACTTTTACCGGTGGCCAGCTGTTCAGTCAGGAATTTGATATTCCTCTGGTAGGTATTCCTGCTACTATTGATAATGATATTAATGGTACAGATTATACCCTTGGTTATGACACTGCTCTTAATACTGTAGTGGAAGCGATCGATAAGATTAGGGATACGGCAAGTTCACATAACAGGTTATTTCTTGTTGAGGTTATGGGACGTGATGCAGGAGATATCGCGCTTAATAGCGGTATTGGTGCAGGTGCCGAAGAGATCCTTATCCCCGAAGAAGATATGGGGACAGAGAGATTATTGGATTCGCTTAAGAGAAGTAAGAAAACCGGTAAAACCTCCAGTATCATAGTGGTTGCTGAAGGTGAAAAAAGCGGTAAAAACATATTCGAACTCGCCAGTTATATTGAAGAAAATATGGACGAGTACGAAGTAAGGGTGTCTGTTCTGGGTCACATACAACGCGGAGGTTCTCCTAGTTGCTTTGACCGTGTCCTTGCCAGTAAACTTGGCGTTGGAGCAGTAGAGGCCCTTATGAATGGGAAGTCTGGAATTATGATCGGAATTCATCATCAAAAGGTGGTGCATGTAGATCTTGTAACCGCTATTAAAGACGACTCGAAAATTGATAATGAATTACGAAGGGTGGCAGACATCACTTCGGTTTAATTAAAAACCAAAAACAATGAGTACTAAAATTGGAATTAACGGATTTGGACGTATCGGAAGGATTGCCTTTAGAATTGCGGCCAAAAATGAGAATGTAGAAGTAGTAGCAATTAACGACCTTCTTGATGTTGAGCATCTTGCTTATATGCTTGAATACGATTCTGTACATGGAAAATATGACGGAACTATCGAGGTGAAGGACGGGAAATTGTTCGTAGATGGAAAAGAGATCCGTGTAACTTCAGAAAAGAATCCTGCAGACCTTAAGTGGAATGATGTTGGAGTAGAGGTTGTTTTGGAATGTACTGGAA containing:
- a CDS encoding alpha-amylase family glycosyl hydrolase translates to MKKLLLLITVFTFFVSCKNEQKEAVKTETTKENSLPPVDNEMMESAVIYEANIRQYSPEGSFDAFTKDIPQLKELGVKVIWLMPMYPISEKNRKATGGRDVEDIEDPEERKKYLGSYYSISDYKAVNPEHGTMEDFDELVETAHQNGMYVILDWVANHTGWDHQWITDHPDWYTQNEKGEIVDPINQDTGESWGWTDVADLNFDNQEMRKAMIEDMIFWVKEHDVDGFRADAAHSVPTDFWETAAKKIKEVKPVFMLAEAESPKDLFHNAFDMGYNWEGHHLMNSIAKGEANAKDWDNYMKKVDSTFQKDDFLMNFVTNHDENSWAGTVKERMGDASEAMLAMSYTLPGMPLIYSGQEYDMDKRLKFFEKDTIAKTKGKVYPILEKLGELKANNPALHGGKDAASYTAVKTSADKKILAYKREKAGAVIYYVANMSDKPVSFSTEIEGTFKDYIPGAEIKIAKDQKLEFKPWEYKILINK
- the pfkA gene encoding 6-phosphofructokinase, with translation MAKKITNIAVLTSGGDAPGMNAAIRAVVRACSFYNIECTGVYRGYQGLIEADFIKLDARSVRNIINKGGTFLKSTRSLDFKTKEGRKIAYDNLKANNVDALIVIGGDGTFTGGQLFSQEFDIPLVGIPATIDNDINGTDYTLGYDTALNTVVEAIDKIRDTASSHNRLFLVEVMGRDAGDIALNSGIGAGAEEILIPEEDMGTERLLDSLKRSKKTGKTSSIIVVAEGEKSGKNIFELASYIEENMDEYEVRVSVLGHIQRGGSPSCFDRVLASKLGVGAVEALMNGKSGIMIGIHHQKVVHVDLVTAIKDDSKIDNELRRVADITSV